The window ATCGTGCCACTCGCGTGATTATCGCCCAGCGATACAAAGACTTGGTTAAAGCTTACCTGGAGCGCAGTGTGCCTTGGCGAGGTAAGGCAGAGAGTGCGACCCCTCGTCTGTATGGTCTACCGGTTGAGTTTAGCCCTTCCGCAGCAGAAGAACCCTGTTGGGATGTGATTAACTTCAGCTTAGAGAAAGAGCCTGGGGTTCCTGTTCGCTATCCCTATTTTCGACTGTTTGAATAGCTTGTATCACGATGCACCATGCCTCTATCCGTACTGCCGATATTCATCGGGCGATCGCCTTTTATACCTTGATCGGGTTTGCGATGGAAGAGCAGTTTACCGCAGGCATTACGTTAGCCTGTTGGATGACAGGACTGGGGGGGCGGATTGAGCTGCTGCAGGTGCCGGAGCCGCAGTCTACGCCTGATTGCTTTCATGATGAGCACTATACGGGCTACTACCATTTGTCTTTTGACCTGACTGCAACCGCTGATAATTTACCCAACTGGCTGAGCGCTCTGGAACAGCGATTTTCAGAAGCCCGTCAGCAATCTCCAGACACCGTCGCGCCTTTGCAGGTTTTGCTGCCCCCCAAACAACAAATGATTGGCAGCCGGGTCTATGAAGTGACCTTTATCGCCGATGCAGATGGTCTGCCCTTGGAATTTTTGCGGATGATGAGCCATGAGCAGTAATGGAGTGAAGCCTTTTGAAAGTAACTGGGCTTATTTAAAGACGGAATTGCGCTGGCTAGATCGGGTCTTGATGTTAGCTGTTTCACGACAGCGCCAGGAGGATAAAACCTTACATCAGGTGGCGAATACTTCTGCCGATAAAGTCACGAGCCATTGGTGGAAGGGCATTATCGCGGTTAATCGTGGCATTGACGATCGCGAAGGCCCCTTGCCCCGAACACCTGCCAAAGCGACGACTAAGAGCATTAGCTATAGCCAACACCTCGAAAACCGCATTCAGGCCAGTTCCCAGGCTGGAATTATCCTGGCGCTGCCAGAGCTGCGCGATCGCTTCTCCCTGGCGGATGTGGAAAAAAATATTCTGCTGCTCGCGATCGCCCCAGAAATTAACCGCCGCTATGGGCGTCTATATAACTATCTGCAGGAAGATGCTGGAACATTAGAAGACCTGCCCACCATCGATCTTTGTTTACGGTTACTTTGCCGGAATGATCAGGCGTGGCAACAGGCCAGAGCCCGCCTTACTGCTGTAGACTCCCTGGTACAGCGAGGGCTGGTGGAATGGATTGGGGACGAAGATGGCACCTTGTTAAGCCAGCAGGTGCGCATAACCGATGGGGTTGCCAATTATTTGTTAGCCGACATCCCCAATCCACAAACTCTGCAATTGCCCTCTCCCCAAGCTGACCTGCATTCCGATTCCTTTTTAGAAGGCAGTGCCTCCCCTCAGGCAAACCTGGGTTCTGCCCTCACCCTAGAAAGCGATGCAATGCCAGAAGTGCCCTCTGCAGGAGAGGATGTCCGGCGTCTTCCCAGCCTTTCTCAACAGGAGGATTCCCCTTGGGAAAACCTGGTCTTACCTCAAAAGATGATTCGGCAGCTGCAGCACTTGAGCCGTCAGGGCAGGCAACGGCAAAATTGTTCTGATGTGCCAGGGCTCATGGTGCTTTTGGTGGGGGCACCCGGCACCGGGAAGACTGTCTCAGCTGCTACCCTGGCGGCTGATTTAGGATTGCCCCTGACCTGCGTCGAGTTAGAAGTGCTGTCCCTAGAGGGTTATCCCAACATCTTGACAGATGCCCCCACAGACGACCCAAGTCTGTTGCTGGTGAAACAGGGAGAGCACTGGTTTGGCCGCGATCCTCAGGTCGAGCAAACCTGGTTGCATCAGTGGTGGCAGTGGCGCAAGCAACTCTATGGGCTTACCCTCGTATCAGCACACACCCTCACTGCCATACGACCCAGTTGGCGCCAAAAATTTGACGGGATTCTCACCTTTGCCTGTCCAGACGCCAAAGCTCGCCGCCGTCTCTGGGAACAAGCTTTTTCGCCTGATATCAAATCTCACACACTGGACTGGGCTGAGATTGCTAAGCAGTTGCCGCTCACTGGGGGCGAGATTCAGGCGATCGCTCAAACTGTACAGATGGACTTAGAAGCCCGAACGCAATCAACCCTGACGCTGAGTGCCCTCAAGGATGCCATGATGCTGCATTATCCGCATATCGATGTTCGTGGCCTCAAACGCAAATAGCCCCACCTGCCTGAGCAGGGTTACGCTCCTAGCAAATCTGCCCCCATCCCCCGTGACACAAGGGAAGCGACTCGATCAACTTATACCAATTCTCCAAATCAGCGCTACACATCGCCACCCCACCGCCTGCGGCACCTCCCCTTGGAAAGGCTACGGTGTATGCACAAGTCTTTGCCTAACCCATACTGCCACCGGAGCATCAATGCTCCTGCTCCTGCTCAAGTTCCTTCAGAACTGAATTCCGGCAAAGCTAGAGGCGTTTGTGCAAGCGGCCTCCGGCGGCGAATCCAACCCCCAATGCAACACTGTAGTTAACCTCACCAGCCCTCTTCTTTCGGGAGGTTCTAGGACGCCGGAACGTCCTAGTCGACGGGAGTTTGAGGACAGCGAAATGTCCTCAAGCAGACCCTCCCTCACACCATCGGAATGGTCGCCTTACCGCCCCAACCTGAGATGTGTGTACACCGTAGCCTTGAGAAGGAGGAGAACTAGATTTCCCTTCTTGAGAAGGAAGGATTGAGGGAGGTCATCCCGCATACCTGCTTCTCAAATCAGATGTGTGTATCCGGTAGCCTTGGAAAGGGGAGGCTGGTAGGGGTCTGATCTGTTGCTTTAGAAACGAGAACTGAGATAAGTCCAGTTGGTTACAGCAGTCGCCAGTCCGATTAGGACTGGCCAGCGCTATATCAGGGGGCAGGGCTCAGTGTATTTTCCCGAGGCGTTAGGCCAATTTCGTAACTTCTAATCCACGGGCAGACGCTGGGCGCTGTCGGCAACGGTCATACCAGGTCATCACATTGGGGAAATCGCTGTTGAGCTGCAGAGTTTCAGACGCTTTGTAGCCCCAATCGAGTGCCCCGACCCAAGGGAAAGTTGCCATATCTGCGATGGTATAGTCCTCTCCAATCAGGAAGTTTTGCCCCTGCAAGCGCTTGTCTAAAACGCCCAATAATCTCCGAGTCTCGGCCTGATAACGCTCAATGCCATAGGGAATCTTTTCTTTCGCGTATTTGTAGAAATGACCAAACTGGCCAAACATGGGACCCACGCCTCCCATTTGGAAGAACAACCACTGCAGGCATTCACTGCGGGCTGCTGGATCCGTGGGAAGGTATTTTCCCGACTT is drawn from Leptolyngbya sp. SIO1E4 and contains these coding sequences:
- a CDS encoding VOC family protein, with the protein product MHHASIRTADIHRAIAFYTLIGFAMEEQFTAGITLACWMTGLGGRIELLQVPEPQSTPDCFHDEHYTGYYHLSFDLTATADNLPNWLSALEQRFSEARQQSPDTVAPLQVLLPPKQQMIGSRVYEVTFIADADGLPLEFLRMMSHEQ
- a CDS encoding glutathione S-transferase N-terminal domain-containing protein, yielding MTQKWTAQYPERIQLYSLGTPNGQKVAVALEEMALPYEAHRINIMKGDQFTDEFIAINPNSKIPAIVDPHGPKGEPFAVFESGAILVYLAEKSGKYLPTDPAARSECLQWLFFQMGGVGPMFGQFGHFYKYAKEKIPYGIERYQAETRRLLGVLDKRLQGQNFLIGEDYTIADMATFPWVGALDWGYKASETLQLNSDFPNVMTWYDRCRQRPASARGLEVTKLA